The nucleotide sequence TGATTGTGCCGGACATGCGCCTTGATGAACGCTTCCAAAACAACCCTCTGGTGACTGGAGAACCCCATGTGCGGGCATATGCGGGTGTCCCACTGGTCACTCCGGACGGTTACCGGATTGGAACAGTGTGCTGCATGGATTTCCTGCCAAGGTCTTTCACGGAACGTGATCGGGAGCACCTGCAACGGGCCGCCAGACGGGTGATGAGTGAACTCGACCAACGGCTTTTGAGGCGGGAATACAGTTCGGTGATGCAGCAACTGCAAACCCTGATGCAGGCCTCCCCCAGCGGTTTTCTGTTGCTCTCCAAAAAACAAAAGGTCCTCGGGCTGAATCCTGCAGCAAAAGACATTTCCGGCATGGACCTTCAAGTGGACCGACCTTTTGACCTGCAAGCGCTTCAACCCGATCCTCGCGTCTCAGAAACAGAGCCGGTGTATGCCAGAGCCTCTGGTGAAGGCTGGTTCACGGTGACAGAAGTGAACATTCCGGGGCAGGACAACCGTTTGCTGGTCTTCGAGGATGTCAGCGACCACATCCACCACCAGTTGTCTTTGCAGGACATGGCTTTCAAGGACAGCCTGACTGGACTGTCCAACCGCAATGCTTTTTACGGCATGCTGGAAGGGGTGTTGCAGCAAAAAGACATGGCGGTGGCGTTTCTGGACCTGGATGGTTTCAAGCAAATCAATGACCTGTATGGTCACCACGCAGGAGACGCC is from Deinococcus misasensis DSM 22328 and encodes:
- a CDS encoding sensor domain-containing diguanylate cyclase, which encodes MPESQNLIEERRLEKLYTYRILDTPDELAFNEIADDLRFTLQVPMALINFVDRNRVWFKACVQATGPSSPDEGPRDVVFCSYTILSDDALIVPDMRLDERFQNNPLVTGEPHVRAYAGVPLVTPDGYRIGTVCCMDFLPRSFTERDREHLQRAARRVMSELDQRLLRREYSSVMQQLQTLMQASPSGFLLLSKKQKVLGLNPAAKDISGMDLQVDRPFDLQALQPDPRVSETEPVYARASGEGWFTVTEVNIPGQDNRLLVFEDVSDHIHHQLSLQDMAFKDSLTGLSNRNAFYGMLEGVLQQKDMAVAFLDLDGFKQINDLYGHHAGDALLQEVAQRLKGAVRASDRVFRLAGDEFTLILRGDVSEATLQAIAERILHTIHEPFVFEGQSMDFGISLGITLPRERDTSDSLLSRADKLMYEVKQSGKNNYRMG